A genome region from Blautia coccoides includes the following:
- a CDS encoding IS110 family transposase: protein MNYNTQNAKIASITEKTLIVGIDVGSETHYARAFGWRNYEYSKKPFAFSNDEAGFSSFKDWMDDIAEKHGMEAVIPGMEPTGHYWLNLGAYLQEQGMKPVHVNPHHVKKSKELDDNNPSKNDRKDPKTIAGLVNEGRFSYPYIPTGIYAEIRNLSNLRIQTQEEITRIKNRIARWFSIYFPEIKDVYRNPDAVSGLMVIKQAPLPCDIKELGVDGVNKIWRDARLKGAGIKRATTLVTAAEHSIGNTEAPRSARKEIRNLLNDYEIYKNRMDELMEEIEETLSEIAYIDKLMEINGIGIKTVSCFIAEVGDIGRFDNPKQVQKLAGYAIVADSSGKHNGESRISHRGRKRLRYALYEAAISVIGKNKEFKEIHCYYRTREKNPLKKMQSVIAVACKLIRIFYTILTKGIEYDGQKMLSDIVRPKMQPAA from the coding sequence ATGAATTATAACACACAGAACGCAAAAATTGCATCTATTACGGAAAAGACTTTAATCGTTGGTATTGATGTGGGAAGTGAAACCCATTATGCAAGAGCTTTCGGCTGGCGCAATTATGAGTACTCAAAGAAACCGTTTGCCTTCAGCAACGATGAAGCTGGATTTTCCTCATTCAAAGACTGGATGGACGATATAGCAGAGAAACATGGGATGGAAGCTGTGATTCCGGGAATGGAACCAACCGGTCACTACTGGCTGAACCTTGGAGCGTACCTGCAGGAACAGGGAATGAAGCCGGTACATGTGAATCCGCATCATGTCAAGAAGTCTAAAGAACTGGATGACAATAATCCGAGTAAGAATGACCGTAAAGATCCAAAAACAATTGCAGGTCTGGTAAATGAAGGAAGATTTTCATATCCATATATTCCAACCGGGATTTATGCAGAAATTAGAAATTTGTCCAACCTTCGTATTCAGACACAGGAAGAGATTACAAGAATCAAAAACAGGATCGCCCGCTGGTTCAGCATCTATTTTCCAGAGATCAAAGACGTTTACAGGAATCCGGATGCAGTAAGCGGACTGATGGTAATCAAACAGGCACCATTGCCCTGCGATATCAAAGAGCTTGGCGTGGATGGTGTTAATAAGATATGGAGAGATGCAAGGCTGAAAGGCGCTGGGATAAAGAGGGCAACGACCCTGGTAACCGCAGCGGAGCACAGCATCGGAAATACGGAAGCACCAAGAAGTGCCAGGAAAGAGATCCGAAACCTGTTGAATGACTACGAAATATATAAGAATCGTATGGATGAACTTATGGAAGAGATAGAGGAAACACTTTCTGAGATTGCCTATATAGATAAGCTGATGGAGATCAATGGGATTGGAATAAAAACGGTAAGCTGCTTTATTGCAGAGGTTGGAGACATTGGACGTTTTGATAATCCAAAGCAGGTGCAGAAACTGGCAGGATATGCTATTGTCGCAGACAGCTCCGGAAAGCATAATGGAGAAAGTCGTATCAGCCACAGGGGAAGAAAGCGTTTGAGATATGCGCTGTATGAAGCTGCGATATCGGTGATTGGGAAAAATAAAGAATTTAAAGAGATCCATTGTTATTACAGGACGAGGGAAAAGAATCCCCTGAAGAAGATGCAGTCGGTGATAGCGGTGGCATGTAAACTGATCCGGATATTTTATACAATACTAACAAAAGGCATAGAGTATGACGGTCAGAAGATGTTAAGTGACATTGTAAGACCTAAAATGCAGCCAGCAGCATAA
- a CDS encoding helix-turn-helix transcriptional regulator has translation MEGRVKVQVNSIDMIANPGSLFFINSKEDHKTDFMNDEKHKILCIQFDTDILYSLGGIAHEVKYISPILNKQVHFPTYLDARKEEGILEILNELLTEVQQKKVGYEMVLKADFYKLIAWYFRKAEECLKLEEGSHVLETEKDERLQVVFEYANKNYMKDIKTQDAADEVFLSYTYFCKLFKQHTKLTFMEYLNKVRLAEARKLLVDTNLSIGEIAARTGFKDQNYFTRIFKDTFQETPSKFRKSILLQKKIEK, from the coding sequence ATGGAAGGACGGGTGAAAGTTCAGGTGAATTCTATAGATATGATAGCCAATCCTGGTTCTCTGTTTTTTATCAATAGCAAGGAAGATCATAAAACGGATTTTATGAATGATGAAAAACATAAAATCTTATGTATTCAATTTGATACGGATATTCTCTATTCATTAGGCGGTATTGCCCATGAAGTAAAATATATTTCACCTATACTTAACAAACAAGTTCATTTTCCAACGTATCTTGACGCTAGGAAAGAGGAGGGTATATTGGAAATTCTCAATGAACTTCTGACAGAGGTACAACAGAAAAAAGTAGGATATGAGATGGTGCTGAAGGCGGATTTCTATAAATTGATAGCTTGGTATTTCAGAAAAGCAGAAGAGTGCCTGAAATTGGAAGAAGGCAGCCATGTATTGGAAACAGAAAAGGATGAACGCCTGCAAGTGGTGTTTGAGTATGCAAATAAAAATTACATGAAAGATATAAAGACTCAGGATGCAGCGGACGAAGTTTTTTTAAGTTATACATACTTTTGCAAATTATTTAAGCAGCATACAAAACTTACATTTATGGAATATCTTAATAAGGTAAGGCTGGCAGAAGCCAGAAAACTGCTGGTAGACACTAATCTGAGTATTGGCGAGATCGCAGCGCGGACAGGATTTAAAGATCAAAACTATTTTACGAGAATTTTTAAAGATACTTTTCAGGAAACACCCAGTAAATTTAGAAAAAGTATTCTTCTTCAAAAGAAAATTGAAAAATAG